Proteins from a single region of Enoplosus armatus isolate fEnoArm2 chromosome 6, fEnoArm2.hap1, whole genome shotgun sequence:
- the cpt1b gene encoding carnitine O-palmitoyltransferase 1, muscle isoform isoform X1, whose product MAEAHQAVGFQFTVRPDGVDLKLSEEVIKNIYLSGVTAWKKRAIQFKNGVLAGVYPASPSSWLIVVIAMMSSLYIRIDPSLGMIDAIKEILPHSVVPFLSRDYMSVQTRAVLSAILFATGLWLFLIYLLRYTLKALLSYHGWIFESHGKMSTSTKVWLVCFLVKMFSGRRPLLYSFQASLPRLPVPSVDDTIHRYLESVLPLLDSEQYNQMKILANDFKDSKAAQLQTYLILKSWWATNYVSDWWEEYIYLRGRSPIMVNSNFYIMDLLYVTPTHRQAARAGNVVHAMLQYRRKLERGEHAPVMAVGTVPMCSTQMERIFNTTRIPGIETDIVQHLTDRKHLVVYHKGRLFQVWLYTGGRHLLPSELETQFQRILNDTSEPLPGELKLAALTAGNRVPWARARIKYFGQGVNKVSLDAIESAAFFLALDDEPQGYDPATTGSLDSYAKSLLHGKCYDRWFDKSFTLISYPNGKMGVNAEHSWADAPIVGHMWEYVLATDCFHLGYTEEGHCKGDVNKGLPYPTRLQWQIPKECQDVIETSYLSAKQIADDVDFHGCLFSEFGKGLIKKCRTSPDAFIQLALQLAQFRDQGVFCLTYESSMTRMFRDGRTETVRSCTSEAVAFVRAMEDAGATNAQRLALFRKAADKHQNMYRLAMTGSGIDRHLFCLYIVSKYLGVDSPFLKKVLSEPWKLSTSQTPQQQLNLVDINKFPKYVGAGGGFGPVADDGYGVSYIIVGENLITFHISSKFSSPDTDSYRFGQHIWKAMLDIKALFKPENDKKTVEHAKHVQLENGKKHI is encoded by the exons ATGGCTGAGGCACATCAGGCGGTGGGCTTCCAGTTCACCGTGCGGCCAGATGGTGTGGACCTTAAACTGAGTGAAGAGGTCATCAAAAACATCTACCTGTCAGGAGTGACAGCATGGAAGAAGCGAGCCATTCAATTCAAG AATGGTGTGTTGGCTGGAGTCTATCCTGCCAGTCCGTCCAGTTGGCTGATAGTTGTGATTGCCATGATGAGTTCCTTGTACATCCGCATAGACCCCTCTCTAGGAATGATTGACGCAATCAAGGAAATCCTACCACACAG TGTTGTGCCTTTTCTGAGCAGAGACTACATGTCAGTGCAGACCCGAGCAGTGCTGAGTGCCATCCTGTTTGCCACTGGACTGTGGCTGTTCCTCATCTACCTCTTGAGATACACTCTCAAAGCTCTACTCTCCTACCACGGATGGATTTTTGAATCCCATGGAAAAATGAGCACGTCAACCAAAGTGTGGCTGGTATGTTT CCTGGTGAAGATGTTCTCTGGGCGCAGACCGCTGCTCTACAGTTTCCAGGCCTCCTTACCCAGGCTCCCTGTGCCCAGTGTGGATGATACAATTCACAGG taCCTTGAGTCAGTCCTTCCTCTGCTGGACAGTGAACAGTATAACCAAATGAAGATTTTGGCCAATGACTTTAAAGATTCCAAAGCAGCCCAGCTGCAGACTTACCTAATCCTAAAATCCTGGTGGGCAACAAATTAT GTAAGTGACTGGTGGGAGGAGTACATCTACCTCAGGGGCAGGAGTCCCATCATGGTGAACAGTAACTTCTATATAATG GACCTCTTGTACGTGACCCCAACACACCGTCAGGCGGCACGGGCAGGCAATGTGGTTCATGCCATGCTGCAGTATAGACGCAAGCTGGAACGTGGTGAACATGCACCGGTAAT GGCTGTAGGGACTGTTCCCATGTGTTCCACTCAGATGGAGAGGATCTTTAACACCACCCGCATCCCTGGCATTGAAACAG ATATTGTGCAGCACCTGACTGACCGTAAGCACCTGGTTGTTTACCACAAGGGCCGTCTCTTCCAAGTGTGGCTGTACACGGGAGGGCGTCACCTCTTACCCAGTGAGCTGGAGACACAGTTTCAAAGGATCCTCAATGATACATCAGAACCCCTGCCAGGAGAACTAAAATTAGCTGCCCTGACTGCAGGAAACAG AGTTCCATGGGCTCGGGCTCGGATTAAATATTTCGGCCAGGGAGTAAACAAAGTGTCCCTGGACGCCATTGAGTCAGCTGCCTTCTTCTTGGCACTAGATGACGAGCCGCAGGGTTATGACCCAGCAACGACCGGTTCCCTTGACAGTTACGCCAAGTCCCTGCTTCATGGAAAGTGTTACGACAG GTGGTTTGACAAGTCTTTCACCTTGATCTCTTACCCAAATGGAAAAATGGGTGTGAATGCTGAACATTCTTGGGCTGATGCACCAATTGTAGGACATATGTGGGAG tatGTCCTTGCAACAGACTGCTTCCATCTTGGCTACACAGAGGAGGGACACTGTAAAGGGGATGTGAACAAAGGCCTGCCTTATCCCACTCGACTACAGTGGCAGATTCCAAAGGAG TGCCAAGATGTCATTGAGACTTCATACCTGTCAGCCAAGCAGATAGCTGATGATGTGGACTTCCACGGCTGTTTGTTCAGTGAGTTTGGGAAAGGACTGATCAAGAAGTGCAGGACCAGCCCCGATGCCTTTATTCAGCTGGCCCTGCAGCTGGCACAGTTCAGG GACCAGGGAGTTTTCTGTCTGACGTACGAGTCATCAATGACTCGTATGTTCAGGGACGGTCGGACAGAGACGGTGCGCTCCTGCACCTCTGAGGCTGTTGCATTTGTCAGAGCAATGGAGGATGCAGGCGCAACA AACGCCCAGAGACTTGCCCTATTTCGGAAGGCAGCAGATAAGCATCAAAACATGTATCGTCTGGCCATGACTGGTTCTGGTATCGACCGTCACCTCTTCTGTCTCTACATAGTGTCCAAATACCTTGGTGTTGACTCGCCGTTTCTTAAGAAG GTGCTTTCAGAGCCCTGGAAGTTGTCTACCAGCCAgactccacagcagcagctgaatttAGTTGACATCAATAAGTTCCCTAAATATGTGGGTGCTGGTGGTGGATTTGGCCCT GTGGCTGATGATGGTTATGGTGTGTCTTATATAATTGTTGGGGAAAACCTCATCACATTCCACATCTCCAGCAAGTTCTCCAGCCCCGACACA GACTCATACCGGTTTGGACAGCACATTTGGAAGGCCATGCTTGatatcaaagcacttttcaagcCAGAAAATGATAAGAAGACGGTGGAGCACGCAAAGCATGTACAACTGGAAAATGGGAAAAAGCACATATAA